Within Corvus moneduloides isolate bCorMon1 chromosome 23, bCorMon1.pri, whole genome shotgun sequence, the genomic segment CTAACTCAAATCATGACCTCAAAGCAGTCACTACCTAAGATAATATTTTGTGTTGGCCAATTCCCCTCAATCTTACGAATGTGCACTTTATTTGTGATACTAATTTGATCTGGTTTTGTCTCTAAGCACTAGGGTTACTTCTGGCTATGCCAGGAAGTTAAAGGGCCTTCAGCTAGGAGGCTTGTTGTAGATTCTTTCTCATATTGTTTGTAGAAGATGTTGCTTTACATCTCCTTCTCCTTATTAAACTAGTTAGATTGAGCCTCTTTCCTCTCTGGCAGTAAATCATGTCAGTgagggaggtgctgggaagTTCCAGAGCCATCTCTGGTACAGCTTTGAATACCTCCATGGACAGAGGTCTCACAGCCTGTCTGGACTGTGTGGCAGTGTTAGACCAATGCCACATCCAACACCACACACCAGCCCTGTGCAGGTCTGCCTCCATCATGTTCTGGCTGTTGGGGAGGAGGTTGCTGTCACTTCCCAGCCAGTAGCTGGTGCTGGGTTAACCATGAACTCCCAGGTCAGATGCCTGGTAGGGACAGCGCTTTGTTTTCAGAGCACTGTGAAGCTGTTTGCTGTGGCCTTTCCTGTGCTGGTCAAGTGACATTTCTCATGGGGTTCTGCTGGGGTCTGAGCAGCCTttcctgcctgcaggcagctgcagtggcCTTGACTATGTGGACAGCATGAGGGAAGGTGGTCCAGGGGCCATGGTGGTAAGGGAGGGGACAGGCATGTGGCCAAGGCTGGGTGTACTACTGTGCACAGGATGCCAAGGTTCCTCTCCAGGTACTGTTTGCGGTGCTCCTTTCAGGGGCTGGAAGAGCCTGAGACCAATCACGCAGGATGGTGGTTCCCCCACAGTGCAGGAGGTCCTTCAGGAGATGGGTCACAGGGTGCCCAGTGTGCACCAGGAAGGGCCCCCATGGCATGCATGGCAGGTGCCTGTCCGCAGCCCAGGctcccctgcctgcctggaaaTGGATCACCTCCAGCCCTCCTACGTAGCTCCCTTACTGGCCCTGTCTCCTCCCCACATCCTGCTCATCACTTCTTGGCACTGTGCAATAGGAAACTGCTGAGTGtttcctctgcagagagctCCACAAAAATTCTGGAGGACAAGTCCTGTGCCAGAACAGACTGCCTGAGCAAGGATGCAGATCAAAGAGCTGCAGTCACCCTCCCTCCACTCAGGTTTGCAGTAGCCCTCACATGCTTTGGGCCGTGCCTCAGGCCCTGGACAGGAAGGCCCAGGACAGGACAGTGCTAATGCTGAGTGCCAGAGGGGGACTTCAGATCCTCCCAGCGGCCATTCTGGTCTGCCCAGGggctccttcctgctcctccctcaAAGCACAGAGGGGCTGTTAAAAAATACCCTGTCAGCTCTGAACTGAGGTGGGAAGAGTTCACACTGAGTGTGTCAGAGTGCACTGATGTGTTCTAATCTCTGCTcatgctcagcagcagcaaggagaggCGTAAGCAACTGCTGATCTCCTGGGTGGGTGAGTGGGTGGCAGCTGAGGGCAAcaacagcttttgaaatggGAGGGAGAAACTTGAAACTCTGCTGGTAGAGTGTCCTTGGGATGTGACTACAGCCCGGGTAAAAatttctgctgagcagcctgAGATGCTGGAGAAATACTGGCAGTGTCAAATGGCAGCAGCTTCCAGTCCCCTCCATCTGCAAGCTAGCGTGGGAGGCTGGCCCCATCCTCAGTGGTTACCATATGGCTGGGGTTTGCCTTTTCCTAATTCTGTGTATGGTTCCTGAATCTTCATCACTAAGGTGTCTTCAGGAGATTGGTGCAGTGCTGGAAAGAGAGGTGTCTGCTGCGTAGGCATGTCCGTGTACAGGGACCTGAGTGCTGCATGAGAGTGACCCTCTACAGCCTGGGATCTCATACATGAGCAGCTGCACTGACTGTGGAGCACTGAGTGAGGATCCACTGGTGGTGCAGAAACCACCTGTGCAGACCACCAGACCACCTCCCTCCACCAGGAGGACGCTTCCTGCCCTCAGCTACAGGGACCAGGCTGCTTTTGGAAATCCTGTATAACCAAAGTAAATGGACTGTGGCTCTTCTCTGCAATTTCCTTTCACCTAATTTAGTACTCAGAAAtgtgtttaattaaaaagttgTTTATATAAACATTTATAGTTTAACTTAAACAGTGAATATATTCTGAGCTCTTATATTGATTTTGAGCCTTCTTTCTTTCAGGGTGAGATTGCCTCCACTCAAAGCAACAATAACGTACCGGAAATACGCAAAGTATATACCATTCACCCAGActaagaaaagcttttttctaaaaggaataaaataaccATGGCAGAATGTACAGGTTACAAGGAAACCTCAAATCGGCACCTACGTTTCAAATTGCAGAGCCTTAGTCGCCGCCTTGATGAACTGGAGGAAGCAACTAAAAATCTGCAGAAGGCAGAGGATGAACTGCTTGACCTCCAGGACAAAGTTATCCAGGCAGAAGGCAGCAACTCCAGCATGCTGGCTGACATTGAAGCCCTGCGGAAAAGAGTGCTGAAGATTGAAGGCAAGGATGAAGAAATTAGGAAGGCTGAAGAGCTTTGCagattaatgaaagaaaaacttgaaGAGGAGGAGAGCCTCACTCGAGATCTGAAGTCAGAAATTGAACTCCTTCAGAGGAGaatggcagagctggagaagctggaggaggCCTTCAGCAGGAGCAAGAATGACTGTACACAGCTGTGTCTTAGCCTCAATGAAGAAAAGAACTTGACCAAAAAGATATCTACAGAATTAGAAATACTTAGAGTGAAAGTGAAAGAACTGGAATCATCTGAGGACAGGCTGGATAAAAGTGAGCAGACCTTAACAGGTGAGTTAGAAAAGCTGAAATCCTTAGCCCTGAGCTTCATCACggaaagaaaacattataacgaaagagaaaagcaaaatgaaaaaataatccagGAGCTAACACAGAAACTAGAACAAAACAATAAACTAAATAGGGCAGATCAAACTAGAAATGCATCCAACTTGCTAGAAAGGTCATCCAACAATCTCCTGGACAGAAATGATATGAGAATTGAAGATGACTTGAATTCTGCACTGCCTTCTAAGGAGACCAGGAGGAAGGGAAGCGTGGATTACTTGAAACATGTAGAAAATGAATCCAGGAATAAAtcagaaaaccaaaagaataaaaaccagGAAGACAACAAAGTGAAAGATCTCACCCAAGAAATTGAGAAACTTAAAACTCAGATCAAACATTTTGAGTCTTTAGAAGAAGAACTTAAAAAAGTGAGAGCCAAAAATAATGATCTGCAAGACAGTTACTTGAGtgagcagaataaaaacaaactctTAACAGGTCAgctagaagaaataaaaatgcaaataaagaaacagaaagatcTGGAGAATGGAGAAGTTGAAAATGAAGATACAAGCTTTTCTAGCAGGGGAAAACATGACCGACCTAAATACAGAGGTGTCATGACTGATTTGACAGCTGCTAAGCACAAGCCAAGGGAGCTCTCACCGCAGCAACGCCGGGAAAGAGCACGGAACAGAGACTTCTCTGTCAGTAATGACAGCTACAGCCATGGTGGTAAGCAGGTACCCAGTCCAAACTTAATgaacagaaaagcagggaaagcatCTGGTGCATCTGCGTTTTCAGACACTGCTGTCACAGATACAAGAAGACTGGAAGAGAAACCTTTAGTTTCCACTATTTCTTCTGGTCAGAAGGAAGGCTGCATCATGCAGAATGAGGGGAAGAGATCCAAAGAGCAGCCATCTGTCCTCAGCCGATATCCTCCTGCTGCACAAGAGCAGAGGTCTTGGAAAACGCCTTCCAAACCTGTTGGTGACACAGGCCTGAGATCCAAGGCTGAAAAGCCATCTCAGGTGCTCCGTGGCAACTGCCAAAATGGTGCTGACACACAGGATGAAAAGTCAAGCAAAGGAGAATCAATGGCTTCTTTGGCTGAGAAGCTGAAAACAAGTCAGGCTGAAGTTGCTGACTGCTTGGAGGACATGCAGCTTGCAAAGGGTAACCACACCTCTGCCAATGGCATGGCTTCAGCATACAGGTACCACATGTCCTCCAACGTGTCAGTCTCAGACTCGGCTGGCTCTAAAGTAGAAGCAGCGAGCACTTCTGCTGCATCACACAGACAGCCCTCAGAGGGGAGGGCTAAAAGGGCAGCAGTCtcccaggaaaaagaaactgcagACACGTCACTTGAAAGTGTGAAGCTTTCAATGCTAACAAAGCGTTCCCATCACTCCAGGAGTCAGGAAGACATTCTGCAGATTCTCACAGGTCTTGATAAAGAAGACACAGAACAGTCTTCAAATTCAGCAACAGATCATGTAAAGATGGGTTTAAAAACTGACTCCAAAACCATCCAGAGTAACCAGGAAAAACTTAATTTAGATGAAGAATCAGGAAGAGGTAAAAAACCAACCACTCAGACAGATTCTGAGGCAAGAAAGAAAGTCAGTTCCAAGCAGTTCTCCAATTCTAGGGGAGTTTTTAGAGCATCACTTtttgaaaatgacaaaaaaactGTGAATGATGAAGACTCTACCCTGTGCATAAAACCATCAGATGCCAGCACTGGAGGATTGAAATCCAGAAGGTCGTTCAGCCCAAGAGAAGCTCTAAGATCAAAAGCCATCATTAAACCTGCAATTGTTGAGAAGGATATGAAGGCAGTCATGGGAGGGACTGTTTCAGAGGCAgagtcagaaaaacagaaatctgtttttaaaatggtaaCAAATAAAATGACAAGCAGTATCACAATCTTTCCTTCTGAGCCAACAGCTCCAAGGACAGCTGCAGATacagcagcaaaggaaaggCATGTTACCACCAGCAACATCCGAGTTGCTTCAAATGAGCCTTCACCATCAATAACAAACAATCTCCCTTCACCCTTTGAGATCTCAATTAATAAAAGTGCTCTGAAATTATCTGAGACAGATAGAAGTGGAGAGGCAGCACCGAGGAGTAAAGCCGAAACAGTGGTCTCCAGAAGCAGCATTATGCTAAAGACTTCTGAACTCGTGGAGAGGAACAGTGAGACACCTTTGGAGACAATCAGCTGGAAGGGCCATGGCTCATCAGATGCAGGTTCATCCGAAACAAAGCATGTCACTGTGAGAAGTTCCTGGAGAACAAGACAAGGACCACATTCCCTGGAGGACTCTCAAACCAAAGTGGAGAAAAGTGCAGCTTGCAGTGCCACAAACTTGTGTAGGTCCTCAGTGGACCTTTTGGAAGTGGAAGGGAATAGTTTGAAAACAGACTCCCTGGAGCAGACTTCATCAAGGACAAGTGCCACAGCTAATTCTTGGAGTGCCCCTGAACTGGGGTCCCGAAGGACCAAAAGTAACTTAAGTGCATCTGAACTGCTAACACGCAGGAACTATGCAAGTAATcctacagcagctgctgcttggcaGCGGACCACACTACCTGTAAGTATCCTGTATTCAACACTCTTTCAGTTGATGAGGTTTTCTGAGTTGCCTGGTAGTTGTAGGATGCATGATTTGAAATTCTTACAGCTTATTTTCTAAGTGCtgtctctcccagctcctgctatCTTCCTTCAGTGAATTCACAATTCACAGCACCCACAACCTTCTCATATGTGAATTACCAGATTTAGCCTTATTGAAATGAGATCCATCTGCTTGGGTCTTGTAAGGCCATATGAATAACTACATAGTAGCATCAGAGAAGACATAGTCATGGCTTAAGCAGGATGTGGTATGCTTTTCAGAGTGACTTTGTGTGGCACTTTAAATTTGGAGTAGCAATgaaaaaattatggaaatgaACAGATTTGcgtggggctgtgctgaggcagaATTGTAGCTCTAATGGCAGTTGTAGAGATAGATAGAGCTCTTTTTGGTAAGAGTTTCATGGTTTCCTCATGTGAAACTAGACTGGTCTGGAAATGCTTCCTGGGCATCTCCTAAACAGATGGATGGTGGCTGGTAACACAAGGCTGCTCCCTCCTTGCTCTGTGTCAATATTTCACCTGAAAAGGAGCAAGAGCCACAAGGACAGCTGTCctcttttcctgttcctttgACTGGTACCAGTGAGGGGAGTCCCTCAAAGCAGTGACACATGCTGACAACTGGTCTGGTGAGATGTGCttgccactggagctgcaggctctggcAGATTTCAAGTGAACTCAGTGGCAGCACATACCCTTGTGGCCATTAAACCCCACACTGGTTcgtgctgcagctcctgcctctgctaTTAATTTAGCACTACTTCGAGCAGCTGCTGCTATTGTGAGTCTGCAGGAGGAACCAGGCTGGATAATCTGACAGGGCTGGTGGCAGAGGGGATAGGTTCATAACTGAATGTAatggtttggcccaaaatactcattactgtttatcttctgtgagataagaattaggagaaacgcaaagcagggcaccaaacttgaaaggaatataaagaagtttattaacagacctaaaagaagaaaaaaaaaattataccaccttcagaactctcctcctccccccaccttcctcccttctcccactgacaatgtgaaaagacaacccttaagatgttcagtctgttaccacttccataataacctttttcagtccatttagaaagagaagtctcttcttgctcgtgctatgaaaacagtatcacaacgagacagccgcccacttccaaatattgttcagtccatttaggaagaggagtctctctgcccgcatgtgagtccctttcccccgacttgcagcttttcccacaactgctttcgagggtccgCTCTTGAAGTTTTgtggggtacaattttaaggttgagccgttcagaagcaaaaacagaggcccttctccttccctgggagcaaagggtcttcctcatcttcattgttaggactatctctgggagcatctctaggaactgaggtttttctcctttcccgtttggagcaaaagtcctcatctggtccatctctcccttgtccaaacttctcatgaaattacagctgcgtcagcatctgcctatctcggcgcaggtgcttttgcttacgagttgaacactccaccccccagatcttcatgaaattacaacgggatactctgatatgtcatagcttcacaacagactttcagctttaagcatttCCTCTCTCTCgcctcaggttttcagctcttcacagcactaaaagggttaatctcacctcggccttgcagctggaatgtcccTTATCGCTGTTTGGTTACCTGACCTCTGCCGGAACAGAGGTGCGggcttttgctgaaatcttggaCGCAGTGGAGAGGGGGTGGGTTCCTGAGCCGCTCTGGCCTGCCCACACgccctgctgggggggtcatcctggagccacggccctgcccggcctggcccaagcagggcctggccgggctcCGCTGGCCCCTGCATTGGGCCTGCAGCaacctgtcccagcgccggaacAGAGAGAGAGCTTTGGGGGGAggttgtctattcttaagtggtggatcacagaggcgggGTCCACAGCTTTAAGGTGGccttagagaattgtccatattcaaactggccagctgataggttctagtcaggtcccagaggaagctgtaagcaccccttagcaaggacatcctTCTagggactatgcttgctaacctatgacactgaATGACTTTGGCATTGACAAAGATGAACTGGTGGAGATAGGCAAAGAGTTCTACATTTTCAAATCTTCTCTTCCACTTCTCTGGCTATGAGAAGCACAGAAGAATTTGCACTTAACTTTGCAGAGAGTGTGTTGCCTGGTGTTAGAAAGTACAGGCTGGCCTTCCAGCTACATTTGGAAACTGAGGATACATTCCCTCCCTGGCCAGGGTGGGTCACAGGCAATCTGTACTGCTCATTCATGAATCCAAGCAGAGCTGATACGATTGAAGTTGTCCTTCTGCGTAACAGCAGTTTATGTGCTTGGGAAATGAGAGATCCATTCCTAGGGTGTCCTTTATCCCAGGAGTTTCAATTCACAGTACCCACAACCTTGACTCTCACAACTGAAGCAGTCTCTGCTTACAACTGAGTTCATGTGTGGTTGGTTGCAGAGCCTTAAACAGTGGGCACTCAAGGatttcttttcagtcttcttCCTGGCAGCCCACCCAGGGCTGAGTGTAGCTCTGTAGTGTGTTCTGCAGGTGCTTTCCAGGTTGCTGTCAGATCAAATTTGCCAGCTATGCAGTGTACCTTCACAGCAGCTGAAGTGTACCTGACTGAGCAACCTGAGCTCTGCGTGGTCAACCCAAGTATATCCAGGGTTAGCTGGCTTCCAGCCTTGCCTGTGTCAGGAGAGCATATGAACTAACCATATGGTTAGTTCACACAGAACTGAGTTCGGGATCTCTCTCTGCATCATACTTTGCAATAAAATCACTCTTGGCACCACTCAGGCACAAACCTGACTTCTTGGTCATAGGTTGTGTACTTTTAGTTTGTAAATGAGGAGTATGACGTTAACCTGAAAGACTGCAGATACACAGATGTACTAGATACAGCAAATTGTATGCAACTTAAATTGTTGTATATGCCCTTGGAAAAAAGCCCTTTGAAGGGTATCTTCAAGCTTATAATATGCCTCATATCGCAGCAGCTTGTTTCTGCTGGGATTTGTGTTTCAGTTAAAGATGTAGCTATTTTCTCTGGCAGAGCGCTGGGCACTGAGCTGTCCTGTGAAGGTATCACTGTCACCTCTTTCCAGCTCCACTATCCACAGTCTGACAT encodes:
- the LUZP1 gene encoding leucine zipper protein 1; the encoded protein is MAECTGYKETSNRHLRFKLQSLSRRLDELEEATKNLQKAEDELLDLQDKVIQAEGSNSSMLADIEALRKRVLKIEGKDEEIRKAEELCRLMKEKLEEEESLTRDLKSEIELLQRRMAELEKLEEAFSRSKNDCTQLCLSLNEEKNLTKKISTELEILRVKVKELESSEDRLDKSEQTLTGELEKLKSLALSFITERKHYNEREKQNEKIIQELTQKLEQNNKLNRADQTRNASNLLERSSNNLLDRNDMRIEDDLNSALPSKETRRKGSVDYLKHVENESRNKSENQKNKNQEDNKVKDLTQEIEKLKTQIKHFESLEEELKKVRAKNNDLQDSYLSEQNKNKLLTGQLEEIKMQIKKQKDLENGEVENEDTSFSSRGKHDRPKYRGVMTDLTAAKHKPRELSPQQRRERARNRDFSVSNDSYSHGGKQVPSPNLMNRKAGKASGASAFSDTAVTDTRRLEEKPLVSTISSGQKEGCIMQNEGKRSKEQPSVLSRYPPAAQEQRSWKTPSKPVGDTGLRSKAEKPSQVLRGNCQNGADTQDEKSSKGESMASLAEKLKTSQAEVADCLEDMQLAKGNHTSANGMASAYRYHMSSNVSVSDSAGSKVEAASTSAASHRQPSEGRAKRAAVSQEKETADTSLESVKLSMLTKRSHHSRSQEDILQILTGLDKEDTEQSSNSATDHVKMGLKTDSKTIQSNQEKLNLDEESGRGKKPTTQTDSEARKKVSSKQFSNSRGVFRASLFENDKKTVNDEDSTLCIKPSDASTGGLKSRRSFSPREALRSKAIIKPAIVEKDMKAVMGGTVSEAESEKQKSVFKMVTNKMTSSITIFPSEPTAPRTAADTAAKERHVTTSNIRVASNEPSPSITNNLPSPFEISINKSALKLSETDRSGEAAPRSKAETVVSRSSIMLKTSELVERNSETPLETISWKGHGSSDAGSSETKHVTVRSSWRTRQGPHSLEDSQTKVEKSAACSATNLCRSSVDLLEVEGNSLKTDSLEQTSSRTSATANSWSAPELGSRRTKSNLSASELLTRRNYASNPTAAAAWQRTTLPDESKDFVSSSRRKQYGSSEYLLQADTSGRRIATKVELQDPESNFPAPPGLQGEEQGASRACRTSRR